A window of Heptranchias perlo isolate sHepPer1 chromosome 27, sHepPer1.hap1, whole genome shotgun sequence contains these coding sequences:
- the yod1 gene encoding ubiquitin thioesterase OTU1 → MLRLRCKAKNGTHLMQGLTSVSSVQELKDKVEELTGIPCALQKIMVGFPPSCLDLRNGEIPLKDYPIKSGDTLIVEEERDTLKTQASVSKFGAKGSDKDTFPLLTRHVVPADNSCLFTSIHYVVEGGICEPTCAPEMRNLIAQIVASDPDSYTEAVLGKSNWDYCNWIRQNDTWGGAIEISILSKFYQCEICVVDTQTVRVDRFGEDIGYTKRVLLIYDGIHYDPLKRQFEDSETPAQTIFSTADDVVLAQALELADEARRKRQFTDLNRFTLRCIVCQKGLVGQVEAREHAKETGHTNFGEV, encoded by the exons ATGCTGCGTTTACGATGTAAAGCAAAGAATGGAACCCACCTGATGCAAGGGCTGACTTCagtgtccagtgtccaagaattgAAAGATAAAGTGGAAGAACTAACTGGAATTCCATGTGCACTGCAGAAAATCATGGTGGGATTTCCTCCATCCTGCCTAGATCTCCGTAATGGAGAAATACCTCTCAAAGATTATCCTATCAAATCTG GAGATACTTTGATTGTGGAAGAGGAAAGAGATACATTGAAGACCCAAGCCTCTGTGTCAAAGTTTGGTGCTAAAGGTTCAGATAAGGATACTTTCCCACTGCTGACCCGGCATGTTGTCCCTGCAGATAATTCATGTCTCTTCACGAGCATCCACTATGTGGTAGAAGGAGGTATTTGTGAGCCAACCTGCGCTCCAGAAATGCGGAACCTGATAGCACAGATTGTGGCAAGTGACCCTGACTCATATACAGAAGCTGTACTTGGAAAAAGTAATTGGGACTACTGCAACTGGATTCGACAGAATGACACGTGGGGAGGAGCCATTGAAATTTCCATTCTATCCAAGTTTTACCAGTGTGAGATCTGTGTAGTGGACACACAAACTGTCAGAGTAGACAGGTTTGGGGAGGATATAGGCTACACCAAACGTGTCCTTCTGATTTACGATGGGATCCATTACGATCCCTTAAAACGACAGTTTGAAGATTCTGAAACACCCGCACAAACCATCTTCTCCACAGCTGATGATGTCGTGCTTGCTCAGGCACTGGAGTTGGCAGATGAAGCTAGAAGAAAACGTCAATTTACTGATCTGAACAGATTCACACTGCGATGCATAGTCTGCCAAAAGGGGCTGGTGGGTCAGGTAGAGGCTAGGGAACATGCTAAAGAGACTGGACACACCAACTTTGGAGAGGTGTGA